In a single window of the Micromonospora sp. WMMD1155 genome:
- a CDS encoding nitroreductase family protein — MADLTPLLAFRWSPRAFDPSAELTPDEATSLLEAARWAPSADNGQPWRFALGHRDDENWKRIMISLPGDDQCWARHAATLVVGAHTGDDAERAAYDLGQAMAHLTLQATALGLHVRQLTRFDQAGLVTELDLPGGVRPLVVAAVGRLGDPFALPADLRAREIGLRRRRPLADLLLA; from the coding sequence ATGGCTGACCTGACTCCGCTGCTCGCCTTCCGCTGGAGCCCACGGGCCTTCGACCCGAGCGCGGAACTGACCCCGGACGAGGCGACCTCGCTGCTCGAGGCCGCGCGCTGGGCGCCGTCGGCGGACAACGGGCAGCCCTGGCGGTTCGCCCTCGGCCACCGGGACGACGAGAACTGGAAGCGGATCATGATCAGCCTGCCGGGCGACGACCAGTGCTGGGCCCGGCACGCCGCGACACTGGTGGTCGGCGCACACACCGGCGACGACGCCGAGCGGGCCGCGTACGACCTGGGTCAGGCGATGGCCCACCTGACGTTGCAGGCCACAGCGCTCGGCCTGCACGTGCGCCAGCTCACCCGCTTCGACCAGGCCGGCCTCGTCACCGAACTCGATCTGCCCGGCGGCGTCCGCCCGCTGGTGGTCGCCGCCGTCGGCCGGCTCGGGGACCCGTTCGCCCTCCCGGCCGACCTGCGCGCCCGGGAGATCGGCCTGCGCCGCCGTCGCCCGCTCGCCGACCTCCTCCTCGCCTGA
- a CDS encoding aspartate kinase, with amino-acid sequence MALVVQKYGGSSVANAERIKRVAERIVAARKAGDDVVVVVSAMGDTTDELLDLANQVSPLPPGRELDMLLTAGERISMALLAMAIHNLGYEARSFTGSQAGVITTSVHGRARIIDVTPGRLKGALDEGSVVIVAGFQGVSQDTKDVTTLGRGGSDTTAVALAAALHADVCEIYTDVDGIFTADPRIVPNARHIQNITYEETLELAACGAKVLHLRSVEYARRAGLPIHVRSSYSTNTGTMVTGSMEDLSVEQALITGVAHDRSEAKITIVGVPDEPGAAARIFDTVAGAEINIDMIVQNVSTEGTGRTDISFTLPKADGPTAMAALSKIQEPVKFKGLLYDDHVGKVSLIGAGMRSHPGVAAGFFAALGAAGVNIEMISTSEIRVSVVCRDTDLDAAVRAIHDAFELGGDTEAVVYAGTGR; translated from the coding sequence GTGGCACTCGTTGTGCAGAAGTACGGCGGGTCGTCCGTCGCCAACGCCGAGCGGATCAAGCGGGTGGCCGAGCGCATCGTCGCCGCCCGCAAGGCCGGCGACGACGTGGTGGTGGTGGTCTCCGCGATGGGGGACACCACCGACGAGCTGCTCGACCTGGCCAACCAGGTCAGCCCGCTGCCGCCGGGCCGCGAGCTGGACATGCTGCTCACCGCCGGCGAGCGGATCTCCATGGCGCTGCTCGCCATGGCGATCCACAACCTGGGGTACGAAGCTCGCTCGTTCACCGGCTCGCAGGCAGGCGTGATCACCACCTCGGTGCACGGCCGCGCCCGGATCATCGATGTCACCCCCGGGCGGCTCAAGGGCGCGCTCGACGAGGGGTCGGTGGTCATCGTGGCCGGCTTCCAGGGCGTCTCGCAGGACACCAAGGACGTGACCACCCTGGGCCGGGGCGGGTCGGACACCACCGCCGTGGCGCTGGCCGCCGCCCTGCACGCGGACGTCTGCGAGATCTACACCGACGTGGACGGTATCTTCACCGCCGACCCCCGGATCGTGCCCAACGCCCGGCACATCCAGAACATCACCTACGAGGAGACGCTGGAGCTGGCCGCCTGCGGCGCGAAGGTTCTGCACCTGCGTAGCGTGGAATACGCCCGCCGGGCGGGGTTGCCGATCCACGTCCGTTCGTCATACTCGACCAACACCGGCACGATGGTCACCGGATCGATGGAGGACCTTTCCGTGGAGCAGGCACTGATCACCGGGGTCGCGCACGACCGCAGTGAAGCCAAGATCACGATCGTCGGGGTGCCCGACGAGCCGGGTGCCGCCGCGCGGATCTTCGACACCGTCGCCGGCGCCGAAATCAACATCGACATGATCGTGCAGAACGTCTCCACCGAGGGCACCGGTCGGACGGACATCTCGTTCACCCTTCCCAAGGCCGACGGCCCGACCGCGATGGCCGCGCTCAGCAAGATCCAGGAGCCGGTCAAGTTCAAGGGGCTGCTCTACGACGACCACGTCGGCAAGGTGTCGCTGATCGGTGCCGGCATGCGCTCGCACCCCGGCGTGGCCGCCGGCTTCTTCGCCGCGCTCGGCGCCGCCGGCGTCAACATCGAAATGATCTCCACCTCCGAGATCCGGGTCTCCGTGGTCTGCCGGGACACCGACCTCGACGCCGCCGTCCGCGCCATCCACGACGCGTTCGAGCTGGGCGGCGACACCGAAGCCGTGGTCTACGCGGGGACGGGTAGGTAG
- a CDS encoding aspartate-semialdehyde dehydrogenase, with product MTALPTLAVVGATGAVGTVMCELLTGRRNVWGEIRLLASERSVGRRVRCRGEEMVVQALTPEAFDGVDVAMFDVPDEVSAEWAPIAVERGAIAVDNSGAFRMDRDVPLVVPEINPEQVRNRPRGIIANANCTTLAMIIAVAPLHREYGLRELVLASYQAVSGAGQAGVEILHDQLTKVAGDRALGSRTGDVRQAVGDDLGPFPAPLALNVVPWAGSPADGGWSSEEMKIRNESRKILGLPDLKVSATCVRVPVVTAHSVAVHAVFASEVDAEGAREALRNAPGVILVDDPAAGEFPMPIDAVGTDPSWVGRIRRALDDPRALDFFVTGDNLRKGAALNTAQIAELLAKELMAA from the coding sequence ATGACGGCGCTGCCCACCCTCGCCGTGGTCGGAGCGACAGGTGCCGTCGGCACCGTCATGTGTGAGCTGCTCACCGGACGACGCAACGTCTGGGGTGAGATCCGGCTGCTCGCCTCCGAGCGTTCGGTCGGGCGTCGGGTGCGCTGCCGAGGCGAGGAGATGGTCGTCCAGGCGTTGACCCCCGAGGCGTTCGACGGGGTCGACGTGGCGATGTTCGACGTGCCCGACGAGGTGTCGGCCGAGTGGGCGCCGATCGCCGTCGAGCGGGGCGCGATCGCTGTCGACAACTCCGGCGCGTTCCGGATGGACCGCGACGTCCCGCTGGTCGTTCCGGAGATCAACCCCGAGCAGGTCCGCAACCGGCCCCGGGGCATCATCGCCAACGCCAACTGCACCACCCTCGCGATGATCATCGCGGTCGCGCCGCTGCACCGCGAGTACGGCCTGCGGGAGCTGGTGCTCGCCTCCTACCAGGCGGTCTCCGGCGCCGGGCAGGCCGGCGTCGAGATCCTGCACGACCAGCTCACCAAGGTCGCCGGCGATCGGGCGCTCGGCTCCCGCACCGGTGACGTCCGGCAGGCGGTCGGCGACGACCTGGGCCCGTTCCCGGCGCCGCTGGCGCTCAACGTGGTGCCCTGGGCCGGTTCCCCGGCAGACGGTGGCTGGTCGTCCGAGGAAATGAAGATCCGCAACGAGTCGCGGAAGATCCTCGGCCTGCCCGACCTCAAGGTGTCCGCCACCTGCGTACGGGTGCCGGTGGTCACCGCGCACTCGGTGGCCGTGCACGCGGTCTTCGCCAGCGAGGTGGACGCCGAGGGTGCCCGCGAGGCGCTGCGCAACGCGCCCGGCGTCATCCTGGTCGACGATCCCGCCGCCGGAGAGTTCCCGATGCCGATCGACGCGGTCGGCACCGACCCGTCCTGGGTCGGCCGGATCCGCCGCGCCCTGGACGACCCCCGCGCCCTCGACTTCTTCGTCACCGGCGACAACCTCCGCAAGGGTGCGGCCCTCAACACGGCCCAGATCGCCGAACTCCTCGCCAAGGAGTTGATGGCCGCCTAG
- a CDS encoding sensor domain-containing diguanylate cyclase: MDHQRVIRDVTVRLPMASSTPEACRWTVTALSRHTPATISVLLAAHDRLRCVAATGAWQVFATVPAHTGIVGRVYDTGTPATVPDVTVDPDYLPVRPDVTAELCVPVLDPAGRAIGVLDLQWSEPVDLEPWRETAQQVADRLGERITALGGPPEESRSEKLLRHAAALSSAPTEAEVLGVAACAAREVSALSTAVLLMAGQLGPPPSTPSDLEIRIRAELTESGPAALARMVDRAHRYGAGYTLGEAGHPPTEDYRPLTRAGVRTLVAVPVGPPEVGGVLLVADERALRPDPTTVSLMELLAGQAWTSLDRLRTLARLREQASSDPLTGLRHTGPFGQRIATATPGRTALLAIDVDGFKTVNDTYGHQAGDQVLVGLARALEEALRHGDELYRIGGDEFVAVIEVSRPEEAVRIAERLTEAARRIGRTISVGVALPRPGETPDRTLRRADQALYAVKRQGRDGVRLAAA; encoded by the coding sequence GTGGATCATCAGCGAGTCATCCGTGACGTCACCGTCCGCCTGCCGATGGCGTCGAGCACGCCGGAGGCCTGTCGGTGGACGGTCACCGCGCTGTCCCGCCACACCCCGGCGACCATCTCCGTGCTGCTCGCGGCCCACGACCGCCTGCGCTGCGTCGCCGCGACCGGGGCCTGGCAGGTCTTCGCCACCGTGCCGGCGCACACCGGCATCGTCGGCCGGGTGTACGACACCGGCACCCCCGCCACCGTCCCGGACGTCACCGTCGATCCGGACTACCTTCCGGTACGCCCGGACGTGACAGCCGAGCTGTGCGTACCGGTGCTGGACCCGGCGGGTCGGGCGATCGGCGTCCTCGACCTGCAGTGGAGTGAGCCGGTCGACCTGGAGCCGTGGCGGGAGACCGCACAGCAGGTGGCCGACCGGCTCGGCGAGCGGATCACCGCCCTGGGGGGTCCGCCGGAGGAGAGCCGCAGCGAGAAGCTTCTCCGGCATGCGGCTGCCCTCTCCTCCGCACCCACCGAGGCGGAGGTGCTGGGCGTGGCCGCGTGCGCCGCCCGTGAGGTCTCCGCTCTCTCCACCGCGGTGCTGTTGATGGCGGGGCAGCTCGGCCCGCCGCCTTCGACACCGAGCGACCTGGAGATCAGGATTCGGGCCGAGTTGACCGAGTCGGGTCCGGCCGCGCTGGCCCGGATGGTCGACCGGGCACACCGGTACGGAGCCGGCTACACGCTGGGCGAGGCGGGGCATCCCCCGACCGAGGACTATCGACCGCTGACCCGGGCCGGGGTACGCACGCTGGTGGCCGTTCCGGTGGGGCCACCCGAGGTCGGCGGGGTGCTGCTGGTCGCCGACGAACGCGCGCTGCGCCCGGACCCGACCACGGTCAGCCTGATGGAGTTGCTCGCCGGGCAGGCGTGGACGAGCCTGGACCGGCTGCGCACGCTGGCCCGACTGCGGGAACAGGCCAGCTCCGACCCGCTGACCGGGTTGCGGCACACCGGTCCGTTCGGGCAGCGGATCGCGACGGCCACCCCGGGGCGTACGGCCCTGCTGGCGATCGACGTGGACGGCTTCAAGACCGTCAACGACACGTACGGCCACCAGGCCGGCGACCAGGTGCTGGTCGGGTTGGCCCGGGCGCTGGAGGAGGCGCTGCGCCACGGCGACGAGCTGTACCGGATCGGCGGGGACGAGTTCGTCGCGGTGATCGAGGTGAGCCGCCCCGAGGAGGCGGTCCGGATCGCCGAGCGGTTGACCGAGGCGGCCCGCCGCATCGGTCGCACGATCAGTGTGGGCGTCGCGCTGCCCCGCCCCGGCGAAACCCCCGACCGCACCCTGCGGAGGGCGGACCAGGCCCTCTACGCGGTGAAGCGCCAAGGCCGAGACGGCGTACGCCTGGCCGCGGCCTAG
- a CDS encoding phosphodiesterase, translated as MIIAQLSDPHLTTGLLAAAPAAGLHRALGRVLALRPRPDCVVITGDLVDNGRPDEYAALRELIRRFPLPVHLVPGNHDDRESLLDAFGGTPWLGGGFSAYYHVDHEAASIVVLDSLVPGSSSGQLGEEQLGWLDGVLAGRPEVPAVIFLHHPPVAVGIPAADILRLADGDALAEVVGRHRHVVRVAAGHLHRPVTTAYAGTVLTVAPSTWKQSTLTMSPDEQIGWVDEPTAFLLHIVQAGGCVTHTVQVSHSTGQTCGF; from the coding sequence ATGATCATCGCTCAGCTCAGTGACCCGCACCTGACCACCGGCCTGCTCGCCGCCGCACCGGCCGCGGGGCTGCACCGTGCGCTCGGCCGGGTGCTCGCGCTGCGTCCCCGCCCGGACTGCGTGGTGATCACCGGTGACCTGGTCGACAACGGGCGACCCGACGAGTACGCGGCGCTGCGCGAGCTGATCCGCCGGTTCCCGTTGCCGGTGCACCTGGTCCCCGGCAACCACGACGACCGGGAGTCGCTGCTCGACGCGTTCGGGGGCACACCCTGGCTCGGAGGCGGCTTCTCCGCCTACTACCACGTCGACCACGAGGCGGCGTCGATCGTGGTGCTCGACTCGCTCGTCCCCGGCAGCAGCAGCGGCCAGCTCGGTGAGGAGCAGCTCGGCTGGCTCGACGGGGTGCTGGCCGGGCGGCCCGAGGTGCCCGCGGTGATCTTCCTGCACCATCCGCCGGTAGCGGTCGGCATCCCCGCCGCCGACATCCTCCGGCTCGCCGACGGTGACGCGCTCGCCGAGGTGGTCGGCCGGCACCGGCACGTCGTCCGGGTCGCCGCCGGCCACCTGCACCGCCCCGTCACCACGGCGTACGCGGGCACGGTGCTCACCGTGGCACCGAGCACCTGGAAGCAGTCCACGCTCACCATGAGCCCCGACGAGCAGATCGGTTGGGTCGACGAACCGACAGCCTTCCTGCTGCACATCGTGCAGGCGGGCGGCTGCGTGACGCACACCGTGCAGGTGAGCCACTCCACCGGCCAGACCTGCGGCTTCTGA
- a CDS encoding histone deacetylase has product MVRVWYVAYGSNMHAARLGWYIGGGCPPGGMRTYPGCRDPRPPSRSVPVSLPGGIYFAGESRAWTGGMAFYDPHLPGEAAARAYLVTVEQFTDIAAQEMYRPAGEPAALTPATGAAVEAAIAGGRATLGPGRYETLVCPGSHGGVPMLTFTAPEGASGVKWRPPAPTYLGMIARGLRESHGWPVERIADYLAGRPGVAHAWSPDAVATLVSEVLADP; this is encoded by the coding sequence GTGGTGCGGGTCTGGTACGTCGCGTACGGCTCGAACATGCACGCCGCCCGCTTGGGCTGGTACATCGGTGGTGGCTGCCCGCCCGGCGGAATGCGGACGTACCCGGGGTGCCGAGACCCACGCCCGCCGAGCCGGTCGGTGCCGGTCTCGCTGCCCGGCGGCATCTACTTCGCCGGCGAGTCCCGCGCCTGGACCGGAGGGATGGCCTTCTACGACCCGCACCTGCCGGGCGAGGCCGCCGCCCGCGCCTACCTGGTGACAGTGGAGCAGTTCACCGACATCGCGGCGCAGGAGATGTACCGCCCAGCGGGCGAACCCGCCGCCCTGACCCCGGCCACCGGCGCGGCTGTCGAGGCCGCCATCGCCGGCGGGCGGGCCACGCTCGGCCCCGGACGGTACGAGACGCTGGTCTGCCCGGGCAGCCACGGCGGCGTCCCGATGCTCACCTTCACCGCACCCGAGGGGGCATCCGGTGTGAAGTGGCGGCCACCCGCGCCGACCTACCTCGGCATGATCGCCCGCGGCCTGCGCGAATCACACGGCTGGCCGGTCGAACGAATCGCCGACTATCTGGCAGGCCGCCCAGGGGTGGCGCACGCCTGGTCACCGGATGCCGTCGCCACCCTGGTCAGCGAGGTGCTGGCCGACCCCTGA
- a CDS encoding alpha/beta fold hydrolase: protein MSGTTPTVEQVRSADGTPIAFERSGAGPALVLVGGAFNDRNTTRALGAALAPDFTVFGYDRRGRGHSGDTAPYEIGREIDDLAAVIAAAGGSAAVYGISSGAVLAALATAQGLPVTGLVLFEPPFQVGSHMGVRKDITAQLIELIAADDRDGAVEAFLTTSVGLPPQAVAGMRTQPIWGSLTAIAHTLPYDAAITAGGRLPADRLAAITAPTLAVDSTGSPQWLRDGSRAAAEAVPGGRSVSLDGGNHEVPPTTLAPTLREFLLG from the coding sequence GTGAGCGGAACGACACCGACGGTGGAGCAGGTGCGATCGGCGGACGGCACGCCCATCGCGTTCGAACGGTCCGGGGCGGGCCCCGCGCTCGTCCTGGTCGGTGGCGCGTTCAACGACCGCAACACGACCCGCGCGCTCGGGGCGGCGCTGGCGCCGGACTTCACCGTGTTCGGCTACGACCGCCGGGGTCGTGGCCACAGCGGCGACACGGCTCCGTACGAGATCGGCCGGGAGATCGACGACCTGGCGGCGGTGATCGCGGCGGCGGGTGGTTCCGCGGCGGTCTACGGGATCTCGTCCGGCGCGGTCCTGGCCGCGCTCGCCACCGCACAGGGTCTTCCGGTGACCGGGTTGGTCCTGTTCGAGCCGCCGTTCCAGGTCGGCTCGCACATGGGCGTCCGGAAGGACATCACCGCACAGCTCATCGAGCTGATCGCCGCCGACGATCGGGACGGCGCGGTGGAGGCGTTCCTCACCACGTCGGTGGGGTTGCCGCCCCAGGCGGTCGCCGGGATGCGGACGCAACCGATCTGGGGTTCGTTGACCGCGATCGCGCACACCCTGCCGTACGACGCGGCGATCACGGCGGGCGGGCGACTGCCGGCCGACCGGCTGGCGGCGATCACGGCACCGACCCTCGCCGTGGACAGCACCGGCAGTCCACAGTGGCTCCGGGACGGGAGTCGGGCCGCGGCCGAGGCGGTCCCTGGCGGGCGTTCCGTCAGCCTCGACGGCGGCAACCACGAGGTGCCGCCGACGACGCTCGCCCCCACGCTGCGCGAGTTCCTCCTCGGCTGA
- a CDS encoding bifunctional metallophosphatase/5'-nucleotidase — protein sequence MSITRTRRAAVGLTALAVAAFGAVATSPEEADARPKPVDVTLLALNDFHGNLEPPSGSSGTIAGQTAGGVEYLATHLAELRAAAKKKNTITVAAGDLIGASPLLSAAFHDEPTIEALSMAGLDYASVGNHEFDEGAAELLRIQNGGCHPVDGCADGTPYRGAGFKYLSANAFKTATGKPLMAPYAIHRVQGVKVGFIGMTLEGTPQIVSQQGVAGLSFADEADTANRYARELRRKGVEAIVVLLHEGGTQAATGGINDCVGMTGPIVDITNRMDPSIDVVVSGHTHQAYNCNINDKLVTSASSFGRLVTDIDLKIDRRSGDVLSASANNVVVTRDVTKDPKQTALINRYKTVLGPVAGRQVGVTNEAITRSQETLFGTSLGESPLGNLIADAQLAATDDEEGAVAAFMNPGGVRADLDAGPVTYEEAFTVQPFANNLVTLDLTGAQLYCVLEQQFVTARTLYPSVTVGYVVDPNGTTGTTADPCAGTRVVRGSLTIGGTTVDTAATYRVTVNNFLAGGGDGFSALTGGTNQVTGQIDLDAFVDYLTAQSPVSAPALDRIRTTAEVPAA from the coding sequence ATGTCCATAACCAGGACGCGTCGGGCCGCTGTCGGTCTGACCGCGCTCGCGGTGGCCGCGTTCGGCGCGGTCGCCACCAGCCCCGAGGAAGCCGACGCGCGGCCGAAGCCGGTCGACGTCACCCTGCTGGCCCTCAACGACTTCCACGGCAACCTCGAACCGCCGAGCGGCTCCAGTGGCACCATCGCCGGGCAGACCGCGGGTGGCGTCGAATACCTGGCCACCCACCTGGCCGAGCTGCGCGCCGCCGCCAAGAAGAAGAACACGATCACGGTTGCCGCCGGTGACCTGATCGGCGCGTCCCCGCTGCTCTCCGCCGCGTTCCACGACGAGCCGACCATCGAGGCGCTGAGCATGGCCGGTCTGGACTACGCCAGTGTCGGCAACCACGAGTTCGACGAGGGCGCGGCCGAGCTGTTGCGCATCCAGAACGGCGGCTGCCACCCGGTCGACGGATGCGCCGACGGCACCCCGTACCGGGGCGCCGGCTTCAAGTACCTCTCCGCGAACGCCTTCAAGACCGCGACCGGCAAGCCGCTGATGGCCCCCTACGCGATCCACCGGGTTCAGGGCGTCAAGGTCGGTTTCATCGGGATGACCCTGGAGGGCACCCCGCAGATCGTCAGCCAGCAGGGCGTCGCCGGCCTCAGCTTCGCCGACGAGGCCGACACCGCCAACCGGTACGCCCGTGAGCTGCGCCGCAAGGGCGTGGAGGCGATCGTCGTACTGCTGCACGAGGGTGGCACCCAGGCGGCGACCGGTGGCATCAACGACTGCGTCGGCATGACCGGGCCCATCGTGGACATCACCAACCGGATGGACCCGTCAATCGACGTGGTGGTCAGCGGGCACACCCACCAGGCGTACAACTGCAACATCAACGACAAGCTGGTCACCAGCGCCAGCTCGTTCGGGCGCCTCGTCACCGACATCGACCTCAAGATCGACCGTCGGAGTGGCGACGTCCTGTCCGCCTCCGCCAACAACGTCGTGGTCACCCGGGACGTCACCAAGGACCCGAAGCAGACCGCGCTGATCAACCGCTACAAGACGGTGCTCGGCCCGGTCGCCGGACGCCAGGTCGGCGTCACCAACGAGGCGATCACCCGGAGTCAGGAAACCCTCTTCGGTACGAGTCTGGGCGAATCGCCGCTGGGCAACCTGATCGCCGACGCGCAACTCGCCGCCACCGACGACGAGGAGGGCGCGGTCGCCGCGTTCATGAACCCGGGCGGTGTCCGGGCCGACCTCGACGCGGGCCCGGTCACCTACGAGGAGGCGTTCACGGTGCAGCCGTTCGCCAACAACCTGGTGACACTCGACCTGACCGGCGCGCAGCTCTACTGCGTGCTGGAGCAGCAGTTCGTCACCGCCCGTACGCTCTACCCGTCGGTCACCGTCGGCTACGTCGTCGACCCGAACGGCACCACCGGCACGACGGCCGACCCGTGCGCCGGCACCCGCGTCGTCCGGGGCAGCCTCACCATCGGCGGCACCACCGTCGACACCGCCGCCACGTACCGCGTCACGGTGAACAACTTCCTGGCCGGCGGCGGTGACGGTTTCAGCGCCCTCACCGGCGGAACGAACCAGGTCACCGGCCAGATCGACCTGGACGCCTTCGTGGACTACCTGACCGCCCAGTCGCCGGTGTCCGCGCCGGCGCTGGACCGGATCCGCACCACCGCCGAGGTCCCCGCCGCCTGA
- a CDS encoding MFS transporter produces MLRRALPRRPEARRILVGTLLSAIGRGLTLPFLFIYLTDVRGLTDARAGLVIGWYGAVTLALSPLGGTLIDRFGARRVVVPCLLIEAVGTGSLALVDSTGSALLVMTVVAVGSSAIWSGQNTILASLTDDGERQRVFGLNFALLNLGIGIGGMTSGAIVDTARPGTFQTIYLLDAVTYLMPAIILLTLPGVGHRLGSRTGVDQPSPGGYLTVLRDRPFRRLVIFGLILTTCGYAQIEVGFAAYAVRVAEVETRVVAWALAANTVMIVLAQLLVIRRIEGRSRTRALAVVGAVFATAWLVLGAAGLVSGENALLAALCVVACSAIFGFGETMLSPVMPALTNALATDELRGRYNAMSSMIFGISGVIGPVTAGPLIGAADGKVWVATVVGGCLVASLVALSLRRLLSADQDGRLTPTVTSPEPTPTPA; encoded by the coding sequence ATGCTGCGTCGTGCCCTGCCCCGCCGCCCGGAAGCCCGCCGGATCCTCGTCGGCACCCTGCTGTCGGCGATCGGGCGCGGCCTGACCCTACCGTTCCTGTTCATTTACCTGACCGACGTACGCGGGCTCACCGACGCTCGCGCCGGGCTCGTGATCGGGTGGTACGGCGCGGTCACCCTGGCCCTCTCGCCGTTGGGAGGGACGCTGATCGACCGGTTCGGCGCGCGTCGGGTGGTGGTGCCCTGCCTGCTGATCGAGGCGGTCGGCACCGGCTCGCTCGCGCTGGTCGACTCGACCGGGTCTGCCCTGCTGGTGATGACGGTGGTCGCCGTCGGCAGCTCGGCGATCTGGTCCGGGCAGAACACGATCCTCGCCTCGTTGACCGACGACGGTGAGCGGCAACGCGTCTTCGGGTTGAACTTCGCCCTGCTCAACCTCGGCATCGGCATCGGTGGCATGACCTCCGGCGCGATCGTCGACACCGCCCGACCCGGCACCTTCCAGACGATCTACCTGCTGGACGCGGTGACCTACCTGATGCCGGCGATCATCCTGCTCACCCTGCCCGGGGTCGGCCACCGCCTCGGCAGCCGCACCGGCGTCGACCAGCCGTCGCCCGGTGGCTACCTCACCGTGCTGCGCGACCGCCCGTTCCGCCGGCTGGTGATCTTCGGACTGATCCTCACCACCTGCGGGTACGCGCAGATCGAGGTGGGCTTCGCCGCGTACGCGGTGCGGGTGGCCGAGGTGGAGACCCGAGTGGTCGCGTGGGCGCTGGCCGCCAATACGGTCATGATCGTGCTCGCCCAACTACTGGTGATCCGGCGGATCGAGGGGCGTAGCCGCACCCGGGCGCTTGCGGTGGTGGGTGCGGTGTTCGCCACCGCCTGGCTGGTCCTCGGCGCGGCCGGCCTGGTCAGCGGTGAGAACGCGCTGCTGGCCGCACTCTGCGTGGTGGCCTGCTCGGCGATCTTCGGCTTCGGCGAGACGATGCTGTCACCGGTCATGCCCGCCCTGACCAACGCGCTGGCCACCGACGAGCTGCGCGGCCGGTACAACGCGATGAGTTCGATGATCTTCGGCATCAGCGGGGTGATCGGCCCGGTGACCGCCGGCCCGCTCATCGGTGCCGCCGACGGCAAGGTCTGGGTGGCGACAGTGGTCGGCGGCTGCCTGGTCGCCTCCCTGGTCGCCCTGTCGCTGCGCCGACTGCTCAGCGCGGATCAGGACGGCCGACTTACGCCGACCGTCACCTCCCCCGAACCGACCCCCACCCCCGCCTGA
- a CDS encoding methyltransferase domain-containing protein, with protein MTTTLDFTAVKARQQVTWASGDYGAVAALIHPISELLVTAADGAFDAVLSVVGVMFAPHQERAAAELVRVCRPGGTVALASWTPQGFIGELFRTVGRHVPPPAGLRPPVQWGDEGRVRELLGGAVGDIRAVRREFVFRFGTPEEFALFFRANYGPTLKAFEALPEARRPELHADLVELARTHNRSTDGTVRIPAEYLEVMARRIADPA; from the coding sequence ATGACCACCACACTCGACTTCACCGCCGTCAAGGCACGCCAGCAGGTGACCTGGGCCAGTGGCGACTACGGGGCTGTCGCCGCCCTCATCCACCCGATCTCCGAGTTGCTGGTGACCGCGGCCGACGGCGCGTTCGACGCGGTGCTCTCCGTCGTCGGCGTGATGTTCGCTCCGCACCAGGAGCGGGCGGCGGCCGAGTTGGTCCGGGTCTGCCGGCCCGGAGGCACCGTGGCTCTGGCGTCGTGGACGCCGCAGGGTTTCATCGGCGAGCTGTTCCGCACGGTGGGGCGGCATGTGCCGCCACCGGCGGGGCTGCGCCCGCCGGTGCAGTGGGGCGACGAGGGCCGGGTCCGCGAGTTGCTCGGCGGGGCCGTGGGCGACATTCGGGCGGTACGCCGGGAGTTCGTCTTCCGCTTCGGTACGCCTGAGGAGTTCGCCCTCTTCTTCCGGGCCAACTACGGTCCGACCCTGAAGGCCTTCGAGGCGCTGCCCGAGGCACGCCGACCGGAGCTGCACGCGGACCTGGTGGAGCTGGCCCGCACCCACAACCGGTCCACCGACGGCACGGTCCGCATCCCGGCGGAATACCTGGAGGTCATGGCGCGGCGTATCGCCGACCCGGCCTGA